The Pseudorasbora parva isolate DD20220531a chromosome 19, ASM2467924v1, whole genome shotgun sequence genomic sequence ATGCGTAGAAGTTTAGGGATAGCTCGGTAAAAAGCTCAGTTTAACTGCTTGTCTATGGCATTTACAAACATAAACAAAGCTTTTGTATCCTGCACATACCGGTACCTGTCAGTTTTATTATTCATTATCTGTTATAGATGATATATAGGTTATCTATGACTCAAATCTGAGTCGACTTTCAAATCTTATATTAACTTTAAAagtaacaaatatataaaatgacaCGCACACATAGTCATTCAAAAAGTTTGGGATAAGTaagattttatgttttaaaaaagtaatttctaCTCACCatagctgtatttatttaatcaaaaaccgtaatattgtgatatttattataatttaagataattgttttctgtttatatatatatatatatatatatatatatatatatatatatatatatatatatatatatatatatatatatatatatatattaaaatgttctatttAATCTTGTattggcaaagctgaattttcagcatcataatTTCTGAAAATGCATGGATGCATTAATTTCTGCATTAGTTGTAGGCCAGTCCAGTGGCTTAAGACATGATGaaattcacacacttttttttaagtcaaaTTTTCACTATTAAAGGAGAAAGACGATCTAAAACGTTTGGATCTCACTGTACATGTGTTCATTTTGACATAATGGAAGGGTTAGAAGTAAAAGAAACCTCTGGCAGTATTCTTACTCTGCGCATGACCTTTCACCTGGCATTGGATTAATCTATATGCAGTCATTCCAGCTCCGTTTTGCTTTCCCTATTTGTTTCCGTTCTCTTGGCAGCTGATGTGGACTGATTGCATCAGTGTCACACAAGAGAGCTGTAGGGTTTTTGCCAGTATTTTACCATCATTCTtcgaaatgtatttttttagtgtTCAACGGAAGAAAGGAAGTCATTTATTTGTTCATAAAAATGAAACGCTTGGATGATGTTGGAAGACTGTGAGGCATTTtggaatatattgcctaattgACTTGTCGATGGTTTATGAAAGCTTGTTTCCGTCACAGAGTAAAAAATAAagggtaattgtgactttttgtcccacaattcagatttttttgttttatagaattttatgtttattatcTCGCAATTCGAATTTAtaagtcacaattgtgagtttatagctcacaattctgactttataaaaaCTCGCAGTTGTAAATTATAATCTAACAATTCTGAGATCAAATcgtaattgtgtttgtttaaattatttctTTGCTAATTTAGTTGCTTCTGTTTGGAAATATATTTTGTCTCGTACGGCATGCTGTGTTTTAGTTGCTGCTTTGTTGGTGTCCCCTTTACAGGCTTCTTAACTAGCTTAACCAGCAAGATACTTAACCTACAGTTTCCAAAATTAACCATTTTAATCAGCATGTTTGCCTAAGATGGCCTCTACAGAAGAGACCCAGAACCTTCCTTTTATGAACAAGGGAATAGAAACTGGTTATGAATGACATCTCTACTATGTCCATTTCGCTCATCTCCTTCTGAATCCGGCCAAGGATTAATTTCAAGCCCAGCTGTATCAGACGTCTTTGTTTTGAGCATTGTGTTTATGACCATGTTTAATGGGCAGATTTTGATCATGGGGAATGATCTATTTTGAGATTGAGCTGTGTGATGGAGATTAAAGGATGTGGCAGAGTCTACTGTCTTTATATGGAAAACCGCTCAACTTTTAAAGCAGTGGTTAACTAGTATGtgatgttttaattttagctgTAATCTTGATATAATGTTCTCCAAAATCTCTTTGGTTAGTGTGGTCAGTGTTTTAGTCAAATGGCAAAGCATTGCTGTATATGTTTATTTAGATGAAATAAGATGAAAATATTAAATTGACTTTTGTGGCAtacaaggatttttttttaaattaattctcATATAAACCAAGTGAACTTGGGCCACATTTCCTTTTCAAGGCATGCAGTACTTAACATACAGAAGAATTAAAAGGAGAATTATGTATGCTTTATTATTTGATAATAATTGTGTAACTTTTAAAGACTTGGCTCAAGTTTCTGAGGAATTCCATAAAGGATTGTTCGGACACCTCAGAGCATTCCTTAAGTCCAATCAGAGTTAAGAGTCAGTCGGGCAGACTCCGCCCTCGCTGCAGCTGATTGGCCCTTCCTGCTCTTTATATCTCCAGACATGAAGGGTGCTGTAGTAAACACTGTTCTCATACACGTGTGGATCatctaaaatattttacatttcaccTTAGCCACCTGTTACCTCAGCAAACAATGGCAGCCTTTGTGTCGGTAAGTTCAGTTTCCACACAGAAGAATGTTAGTTTTTTTAGTTTGATTAATTCCGATACTGAAAGTTACATTAATACAACAAATATAACCACGTTATGAATTTAAGTTTTTCTTGTGTATTCTACTGTTCGAAAGTTTGTGAtctgtgagattttttttgtaatgtctTTGAAAGTCTCTTATTTACAccaaaactgcatttattaacatttgtaacaattgttttatattttaatgaagGCAAAgtttcagtgtcacgtgatctttcagaaatcattttaatatgcagtttctgttcaaaaacatttatcaatgttgaaaacagttgcttAATATTTCTGTGGATACtacaaaagaacagcatttgaaatggaaataatttgtaaaattacaaataaatgaatatgTCAGTATTAAAGAGTATAAAGCAGAAGATTGTATAATCAAGTGTCAGTAGAATGCTAGGGGTTGGTTGGCTTAATTTAGTGCCGGTCTCTGGCAGGTTCTGGCTGTGTGGAGGGCTTCCGGGCATGTGTTCAGTGTACTTTTGTACCTTGCTGTATATAGAGCTCACGTTCATATACAATGTGTGAAATACCTGAGCTAAGTGCTCACAAGTGTCTGCTAAAGCTGACTATTATTGGTATAAATCTTGGCAGCACAATGGTTTAATCacagtaaaacatatttttatacattttagttACTTTTTCATGCTGAAGCCATAAATTATGTTGATCTTGTATTTGCTTGTGCAATTTTGTTTGGGTTTCAGTCAGCAACATGTGAAGATTGAGCAATTGACTTGATCGTTTTTGTGAGACACTTGCCTGtcaacattatttattaattgtgCATATCAGTATTTTTGCATTCCAATTTTAAGATCCACAAGAATACATCTGCTCTGCTGTCAGACATCCTTTATTTTCTCTTCAGATTGTTTtgctattttttttgtattaaaaacatcagtgttttgtCTATGTAGAGCATGAATATTTTAATTGATCCTTGATGATAAAACATATACTAATTTTGTTATCAGGACAACCAAATTAATGCGTCGGGCAATTTTAAAATGGACCCTTTTCACTGGCTGATGACGCGCTCTAACGGTCATCAATATCATACATACTGCAATATTTTATTGTATGTAAATTTATAACACtgatatttttgcagtaaatttaaaaaaaaaacaacttgagggtgttTCTAATACAGCGTCTATGGGAGTGATGTTAAAAATAACATATTTCTCTTTTGCCGTTATCAATCTCACTTCTTCTGCTATTTGAGCAAATgaggacacaaaaaatatatttaatgtatactATCATTTACTGCTATAAAAGTTAACCGAACTATGACAGCTTCCGCTCTGAGAAACCCGGAACTGTGAAAAGGGTCTATTGGTATATCCAGACAATATTTAATTGTCTccaatgctatatatatatacagtatgtgtgtatgtatgtggaTCACATCAAAGATAAAAGTTTGTCTCTGTCTATATctatataaacacaaacttttatgttagattgtgtaattaatagtttttacatgtgtgtgtgtgtgtgtgtctgtctgtgtctgtgtctgtgtctgtgtctgtctgtgtgtgtttttataatttatcCATCATTTAACCGAGGTACTTTGTTCTCTTAGATGGCAACGTGTCACACCTGTAATAAGGTGTCCAGAAAACCTGGAATGAACCGTGAGCTTTTGGCTACTCTGTCACAGAGCCAAAGTACTCCAGGAAGTGCGAGTAAACACAGAACTCCACAGTCAGTGAACAGGGCCACTCCAAAATCTATAGTGGGCAGAACACCAAGTGGCACACCAAGGTAAGCTACTCTTTGTGAATGTATATGCTACTACATCTCACAAAACTATTAAAACCATTTAATAATGCTTTCTTGCCACAGGTCAGTTTCTTCAAACTCCGGCTCATCATCAAAGTCCGTCAGTGTGAAGTCGTCACCTTTCGCCCGCCTCAAAAAGATCCTTATGCTGGAAAACAAACAACAGAGTAAGAATGGTGGTCTAAAGAACTTCCTCTTATCTCTCTGAAGACCTTGGGATTGTTGAAAATGAAAGACTCTGGCCCACTTTGAGAGGAGCTGCTGAAGTTCATGATGAGGAGGACAATCTCTTCTCCCTATGTATTACAATGCCACCTAGTGGAGGAGTCATTATAATCTGGGTTATAATGAACAGAACATTTCCTTTCTTTCCATTAAGAATCTTTTTCTGGATCCATCTGGACAagtggaataaaaaaaatcattttgtaGAAGAGTGTATCTTGTGCTACTGAACCATGCtgtgactttttaaaaaaacaaacgatTTGCTATTATTTTCTTGATACCACatattgttgttattttttttctacaaGAAAGATAACTTTTAtatgttttgtgtttaatgttcatTCTTTGTATTCAGATTTCTATCCAATGTTTGGATCACTGACATTAAAAGAAGGATTGTCTTTACACTTGGCTTACACATTGAATTATTTTAATGCTCATTAAATTtgtgctgtgttgtttacatttgGTGGCTTATTTGCCTTCAGACTAAATAGAAAAGACCAAAAATATTTCATACTGATTTATTTTTCCCTCTCGATACATTTAAATTGTGTTGTTTAATCttgttttcaataaaaagttaaataaaaatgtctgtgtgtttatttagtCTGTACCTGTAATGTTTTTTGTGGCCCCAacctatattttaaaatgatatataatataaaatggtttaaaacatttttgtgtgtgaaaatacTAACGTGCCTAAAACACTATACATACATGCACATAAGTACACACactatatacactcacctaaaggattattaggaacaccatactaatacggtgtttgaccccctttcgccttcagaactgccttaattctacatggcattgattcaacaaggtgctgaaatcATTCTTTACAAATGTtgacccatattgataggatagcatcttccagttgatggagatttgtgggatgcacatccagggcacgaagctcccgttccaccacatcccaaagatgctctattggtgAATTAGGGGGCCATTTTATGTatacgtacatacatacatatacttgTAGAAAACTGGAAtcacaaaatgtataattattatatataataattagtTGGTTTCTGTTAATAAAAATTTAAACAAGCATATAGTTGTTCATTTACTGTAATAGTGAAAGTACATTGCTCACTTTGGGCCAATCTTTTCAGATaattccaaataaaaatatgattcttaaattaaataattagttttatatgtatttgtgtataATAAAGTTACCTTTGTACGTGTTTGACGCCATGTATTTTAGATGCCAATGTCAATGCAGGTTTTGTGGgccttttattttgaaaaggcACTTTCACCCGGAAGTGGACAAACAGACTTACGTGCCTTTAAAATCATCAATATACTCCTCAAGTATTAACTTTTTGAACAGAAGATGTGTTTCTAGATTGAACAACAAACAACCCCCAACGAATGTACAATGTCAGATCGCAAACGAAGCCGAGAGCATCACGAGGACAGACATGAACGAAAGAAGCACAAAGAGTCAAAACAAGATGAAGACAAATTCAAGAACCAAACCCGAAAACTGATTCAAGAGGTgcagaagctcaagcatgtggagactttgtgagtatttgcataATATCAGTTTGCTTATGCTTGTAAAATAGAGTTGCTTATTATCTAAACTGCTGTGCTGAATTTCTGTTGCACTTTTGTCTtgtatgtaattttattttgttatttttccttTCAGCTATGAAAATCCTCCTCCTGGATTCATCAAGGTTTGGCCATGGCTTTATGTGTTGACATTAAATGCTCCGGACTTATCATGAGCTAgttgggttacactttattttaaggtgccaTTGTTACAGTGTGCATTGTATATAATTAAGGACTTAGTAATGGTAATTAccaacatgtacttactatgtATAGAGTGTTTGGAATAGTGTTTGATTTAAGGTTAGTTACAGTAAGCAAGCACCAGTAATATAATAAtgatactgtaaaataaagtgttacctctAGTTGTTTTGGCCCTCTTACAACAGGCCTATGCCATCAGAGATCATGTAAAGACATTAGAAATTAGTttttaagtgaacattttgCGATACACACACAGAACTGCTTTTGCAGGAAGATGATTACAGACCAGAGGATTGTATTCCTGATGACCCTGGTAATGAAGATGCCAGGAGCTTCTTGGCTCACGCGCCCACTAAAGGACTGTGGATGCCTCTGGGAAAAGAGGTGAAGGTCATGCAGTGTAAGGAAACTTTCAGATATATTTGCTTCTTAAAATAAAGAATTGTGACAATGTTTTGAAGAGCTGTTTCTTTTATAGAAGCTTCTTTCTGCCATGTAATAAAAggcaattgtgacttttttttaatttcacaaTTCTTGGTTATAGctcgcaattcagactttttccCCTCAGAATTTTGAGACAAAGTCCCTATTAAaaagtaattgcgacttttctCGAAATGGTTACATGTTTGGAATTGCAAGATAAAAGTAATAATTGTGAAATAAGtaataaaagtaatatttttttatatatgttaatttgttttcttcttcttgCAATTCCAAGTTTATATCTTAGGATTCTGAGAAAAGCCATAATTGTAAGATAAAAAGttgtgatataaaaataaataaaaagtcagaatcgagGGTTCCAAACTCAGGATTGTAAGaacaaatgtaagaatttttaagaTATAAACCCAGAATTGCGagaggaaaaaagtcagaattgcgagttataatcTCGTatttgcaagaaaaaaaagtccgAATTGTGAGAAGTTCAAAATTGAAAGATCATGAAACTGAATCATTagggaaaaaagtcagaattgagagttataaactctcaaaaaaattaagacattttaaagggttagttcccccaaaaatgaaaattctgttgtTATTTACtttccctaatgtcgttcgacacccgtaagacggGTGATTGtgttcattcatcttcagaacacaaattaagatatttttgttgaaatccgatggctcagaaaggccttcattggccacattttcttttcctctctcgTAAAAGGCacaaagggttaattcaccaaaaaattaaattgatgtcattaatgactcaccctaatgttgttccacacccagaAGACCTCccttcatcttcggaacacagtttaagatgttttatattttagtcccagagcataatgcagtcaatgcacactttactgtccatgtccagaaagctaataacatcataaaagtagtccatatcaaaaactatgactttattcagcgtcgtcttctcttccgtgttcctcaaataaagattcaaacagccatgaatcagtcactcgatcaatgattcggatcgccaatgtcacgtgatttcagcagtatggcagtttgacacgcgatccaaactgctgaaatcacgtgactttggcgaatCGAATCATGTGCCTTTTATGTgtcttgagagagaaaatgacgttggtgtcaatgaaggcctttctgagccatcagatttcaacacagATATCTTCTTTTaagttccgaagatgaacggaggtcttacggatgtcgaacgacatgagggtaagtaattaatgacagaattttcatttttgggtgaactaaccctttaagatgtaAAGCTGGAAttgtgagggggaaaaaagtctgaattgtgagatataaactctgGTGGAAAAAGCTTCCTGAGTCTTTTGACTGGTCATGTGTATAGGAAAGTTTTTGCGCAGTAGTAAAATAACAGTTAATTGATGCCTGTAACTTTTAGCGGCAAATTATATATTAGATGTTACTGTGTCAATGAAGATCATTGATAAAGCATAATTGCTCAAACTGTGTGTAGGCTGGAGATGTAAGAAGTACGGCCACAGAACAGGAGACAGAGAATGTCCTTTCTTCATCAAAGGCAACCAGAAACTGGAGCAGTTTAGAGTAGTAAGTGACACACATGGCCTACTTTTTGCACTTCTgcaatattttgttatttttttaaatgcatgtaCGGTAACCTTAACTTAAATCCTGATTATTGGTCTCATTGGTTTATTTAAAGGAATTAAATCATATATAtgtgatttttatatatatacatatatatatatatatatatatatatatatatatatatatatatacacatatatacacatacatacatacatacatacatgcacttgtctacatgcacttttattcaaactacacacaaaaaaagtttcgggggtaataatataaaaatatgaataaaagcaCAGTTtggtataaatatataaaaaattacttTAATATTCAGTCTAATTTTGTCTATGCATACACTGCCTTATTTCAGTCAACAAAACTGTTTTGAGGAAATTACAGGTTTTTTTATTAGTAAGCTTGCATTTACGAATATATAATTTGGTCAATTTTGTCATCATGTGATTTATGACGTTTGGTCAGTTACTTATCAAAAATGAtccaaacatttatttttgtgttgCATCCAAACCACTAGGTTTAAGCATAAGTCCATGACGACTGACATATTGACAGCACAACATAAAAATGAACTATAACTAAAGCCATAACACATTTTACTTCTATTTCAAGTTGGTTTGAATTTTTTGAATATGGTCAGTTAAAAGTGTTTATGAACATTCATATAATTTCTGTGATTCTTTCACAGGCACATGAGGATCCAATGTACGATATCATTCGAGAAAACAAACGCAATGAAAAAGAGACAAGGTACGTCAAGTTTTATATATCGAAACTGTGCCATTGTATATTTTTGTAACTCAAATAAAATTGTATCTGtccatgttttattgaaatgaCTTTCAAAATCAATTTATAAAAAGATCAATATGATGTACAGcgccgttcaaaagtttgggatatttttttttttttttgtgaagtgtgaaattttattacaattttaaataacattttttaatatattctaAAATCAGATTTCTTCCTATGATGGTAAAGCTGAGTTTTCAGCCATctgcagtgtcacatgatccttcagaaatcattctgataggctgatttagtgctcaagaaacatactttttttctcagtattctttgatgaatggGAAGTtctaaagaacagcatttatttgaaatgtaaatcttttgtaatgtaataaatgtctttactgtcacttttgatcgaTGTAATGCTTCTCACTAAAAAAAGAAACTCTTTctaatcccaaacttttgaacggtagtgtgtGTCTATGAGAGgcatttttaataatgtttagcCTCTGCCGGATCtgcttattaataaaatatttggtGTGTTGAGGTCTCTCAGAGGCCAGTGTTGATGAATCGTGTCAGTTCAACAAAAGAACCCTGTTGCAGACGATTACGTAGCTCTTTACTCCACTGTGATTATCTTCTGTTATGTGGTGACAAGAGCTCTTTCTACATGGGAGTAATTAGAAACCGTTATGTGGGATGTAAACTCGTTGTGGGCCGTTTTGACAGATTATTAAGTTGGTACATTGCTGAGCTCCACATTTATGCCACAGAACTGTTACTAAAGATTCCCCTGAGAATGGCAATTTGAATTTTTCAGCAGGATGTTGGAAAACAAGGAGTAGCTtgttaaaaaaagttgaaaGTCAGAAAGCAGCTGCTTTAACATTGATGCAGTCTTCACAGCATGTAGTGAATGAAAGCAAAGCTAAAACAGACTCGTGCGGTTCTGTTTGAGGATGTGAATCCTCTGAACAGCAGTGATCTGATGAATTGTTAATAGTTTCGGGTCAGTGTGGCACAGGCTGTCAGAAGGTGCTGGTGTTTGCTGCTTCCTCATTTGTTGCCCAAATGAACagccaaataaaaaatattctaaattAATCAAATTTTTCAAAGGTTTCTCTTCCATTAACGTCATCGCAAGGAATTGCAAAGATAATGACTGAAATATATCAAATTTATGTTTTCTATTCATGTTTGTCAGtccataaataattttaaaagaatataaaatttatgaatattttatcatttatttatattttatcattttatttttaatgttatgaaatgtatttgtgtgtatatatatatataaatatataaaatattaatattgtaaatattatgGGATATTtatatcgtgtgtgtgtgtgtgtgtgtgtgtgtgtgtgtgtgtgtgtgtgtatgtatatggaTTTATGTGTGTggttatatatgtatatacatatatattaaatattatttataacaataatatttatatacatacgtacacacaaaaatgtatgtGTACATAAATATActtgatttattattaaaataaacatatatatatatatatatatatatatatatatatatatatatatatatatatatatatatatatttatatatatatatatatatgtgtgtgtatgtatgtatgtatgtatgtatgtatgtatgtatgtatgtatatgtataataaatattattataaatgtgttgTGGATATGTATGtgcttgtgtgtatgtatataaatgtataaatatgttAGAAATATTCAGTCTGTTTATATATGATTATATAattaatgagagagagagagagagagagagagagagagagagagagagagagagagagagagagagagagagagagagagagcgtaaatgtgtgtgtatatatatatatatatatatatatatatatatatatatatatatatatataaataacttagttataaatattatatattataaatattgttCGAAGACTAAATCCCATGATACATTTTGAACCTGTAGAGCACATTTTTAACCACATTTTTAACATGTTAAACGAGATGTGGATTTTCATgttaaatttttttgagatcCATTATCTATAGTTTGTTTGGACAATTTTGTGTATAGAAAATCATTTTGATGTGTCTTTTCTCTTCCCTGTAGGATCCAGCAGTTGAAACAGCTGCTTCAAGACACCACTTCCGACTCTGACTCCACCTCATCTTCCTCTGCCTCCTCCGATCACaaccgaaagaagaagaagaaaaaggagaagaagaagaaagaaaagaagaaacacaagaagaaaaagaagcagCACAAATCCAAGGCTAGCGATGACTCAGACTCAGACTGAAACAGGGGCCAGTGGTCTGGGCGTCTCAGCGCTCATTAATAGAAGCTCTGCGATAGTGTGTCAGCCCTATCAAATATACACAGGAGGCTTCCCATCAGTTCCCCAGGCCATCTTCAGATCTGCTTAATAATGCATGAATGCATTTAATCCCCGGTCGCATGGAATGCTTAGGATATGTGCATCTTTCTCATATTTCCTATAGCTTTTCCTTATCAGACAGTTTGTTCCTTAGGCTTATCGGACTGAAATCTGAATATTGAATTTTGAATGTATGTTGATTTACATTTTGAGTGAAAACAATTGACGAGAGCTTATGATACATGCCATCTGCCGCCGTGAACGGTGACGTCCATAAATGTCATGCGAATAAATCAATGACATTTCAGCATTTACAGCTTCTTTTTGTAGTAATCTGATATTACACAAAGAGCTTTAAACATCTTGTAACTCAAATTACGAGTGTGAATTAGCATCCTCTATTTCCATCAAAGTCTTTGGGGCTTCTGCATCTGGCTGTGGTGCGTAAGTGCAGCCAATTAGCACCTCTTGAATGGGTGACAATGGTTTGCGCATCATTCATAACACCAGAGAGGCATATTGAGAAGGGAAAAGATGCTTTTCCTTTGATCTCGTCGCTGAAATCCAGAGTCCTGCCGTTGTCGTTGGAGTACATGTGCCATTTTGTATCAAGATAAATAGTGCATCACATCATCAAAGGAGCTCTTCATAATGCCGATTCAATTAGAGAttatttaaatgtgtgtttttaaaaaacagtAATGAATTAGTTGTAAATattcatattaataatataaaatcaaTCAAATCAGCTACAAAATTCTGACTACTGGGGCTTTATTTGATTTTCAAGTCGTTTGAAGTCGTTAGCTTAACTGTGCTCGTCTACAGAATGTGCTTGTACTGGTAATAAAAGCTTGATTCTCATGTTTCCTTTTTAGTTCCTCTCTTTTCATTGTCTCCCTTTGTTCTGATCTGGCCAGGGCCATTAGaaacgtgtgtgtatgtgacatGTTCCCTTTTTATCTGACAAGCTGTGAATCTCACAATGAGTTCCCTGCTGTTCTGCTTAATGCTTCGCTGAATTACTTAGTTTAAATCGATTTTAAATTTTGGTTTACTCTAAGACAAGTAATTTAAAGTTCATCTGTGACAGAAAATTCCAGCACAGCAGTTTGCTTTCAAAAATAGGCattttattaaatacaataaatttaaaaacattacattatcACAAAAACCAATTACAACTAAAAATGAATggtatgtatattatatatatttatgtaattagtttattttattataataggtgtatatttggatggatggatggatatacaCCATTTACAAttctataaaataaatacacatttttctataaataaaaaaaaatctataaattaAACTCAAATTCATTCCAATGGTATTCTATCGGATTGAggtcaggccagtcaagttcctccacaccaaactcgctcatccatgtcttcatGGACCTTGCTTAGTGCACTTGTGTGCAGTCATATTGGAACAGGAAGGTGCCATCCCCAAACTTTTTCCACAAAGtttggagcatgaaattgtcaatATAGTATAGAGACTAATGaccctaatattgtgttggttctccttttgctg encodes the following:
- the c19h18orf21 gene encoding UPF0711 protein C18orf21 homolog codes for the protein MATCKRKDDIGFLFYASLLYKEICPEQSRFLMSLHQSKAAALPETLICPFCFQWQQLGNHHVRLRPKRKPSARIRKLLRRESAGKRLSTEQTVVLRKFKRASNSLMATCHTCNKVSRKPGMNRELLATLSQSQSTPGSASKHRTPQSVNRATPKSIVGRTPSGTPRSVSSNSGSSSKSVSVKSSPFARLKKILMLENKQQSKNGGLKNFLLSL
- the rp9 gene encoding retinitis pigmentosa 9 protein produces the protein MSDRKRSREHHEDRHERKKHKESKQDEDKFKNQTRKLIQEVQKLKHVETFYENPPPGFIKEDDYRPEDCIPDDPGNEDARSFLAHAPTKGLWMPLGKEVKVMQCWRCKKYGHRTGDRECPFFIKGNQKLEQFRVAHEDPMYDIIRENKRNEKETRIQQLKQLLQDTTSDSDSTSSSSASSDHNRKKKKKKEKKKKEKKKHKKKKKQHKSKASDDSDSD